One genomic region from Campylobacter sp. RM5004 encodes:
- a CDS encoding anaerobic ribonucleoside-triphosphate reductase activating protein, protein MIYDITPFSIIDYPDYLSCIVWLSGCNLRCKYCYNEEIIKSTKANISFSEYKNFLKSRISLLDGVVFSGGECTKSPNLLKYLSLAKELNFKCKIDSNGSNPNVIKSILDNNLADYFAIDFKAPKEKLYELTGLDYFDEFKQTLDLLNNSDVEFEIRTTWHYDLLSVSDIFNMYEFLRKSGYKNKYYLQKFQDYKNLANLKQSLQLIDLSIFNDDFVLRNF, encoded by the coding sequence ATGATTTATGATATAACCCCATTTAGCATAATTGATTATCCGGATTATTTATCTTGCATAGTTTGGCTATCAGGTTGTAATTTAAGGTGTAAATATTGCTATAACGAAGAAATTATAAAAAGCACTAAAGCAAATATTAGCTTTAGCGAATATAAAAACTTTTTAAAAAGTCGGATTTCTTTGCTTGATGGGGTTGTTTTTAGCGGTGGAGAATGCACGAAATCACCTAATTTATTAAAATATTTAAGCCTTGCAAAAGAGCTTAATTTTAAGTGCAAAATTGATAGTAATGGCTCAAATCCTAATGTAATAAAGAGCATTTTAGATAATAATTTGGCTGATTATTTTGCTATTGATTTTAAAGCACCTAAAGAAAAATTATACGAATTAACAGGGCTTGATTATTTTGATGAGTTTAAGCAAACTTTAGATTTACTTAATAATAGCGATGTGGAATTTGAAATAAGAACTACTTGGCATTATGACTTACTAAGTGTTAGCGATATTTTCAATATGTATGAGTTTTTAAGAAAATCAGGCTATAAAAACAAATATTATTTACAAAAATTTCAAGATTATAAAAATCTTGCAAACTTAAAACAAAGTTTGCAATTAATAGATTTAAGCATATTTAATGATGATTTCGTTTTAAGAAATTTTTAA
- a CDS encoding DNA alkylation repair protein, whose translation MKEILKTYIDKDYKAFHERLVFTKYEILGIRSNILKDYAKNLQKENKFDEFFQNFLKDEKFYEYLQLIAYGINYEKDYQKALDYTKKYLNFVDNWANCDTLVPKSFKNKDLKPLANELISSKHTYKIRFGILCFMKFITPNEGLKIVFDIKSDEYYINMARAWYFQVMMVKDFNLTYNFLSANKLDVTTLKMTLQKCRDSFRISKENKEKLKFLIQIL comes from the coding sequence ATGAAAGAGATTTTAAAGACTTATATAGATAAAGATTATAAAGCATTTCATGAAAGGCTAGTTTTTACAAAATACGAGATTTTAGGAATTCGCTCTAATATTCTTAAAGATTATGCAAAAAATCTTCAAAAAGAAAATAAATTTGATGAGTTTTTTCAAAACTTTTTAAAAGATGAAAAATTTTATGAATATTTGCAACTCATAGCCTATGGGATAAACTATGAAAAAGATTACCAAAAAGCCTTAGATTATACGAAAAAATATCTTAATTTCGTAGATAATTGGGCGAATTGCGATACTTTAGTTCCTAAAAGCTTTAAAAATAAAGACCTAAAACCTTTAGCAAATGAATTAATTAGCTCAAAGCATACTTATAAAATCCGTTTTGGGATTTTGTGCTTTATGAAATTTATTACCCCAAATGAAGGGCTAAAAATAGTTTTTGATATAAAAAGCGATGAATATTATATAAATATGGCAAGAGCTTGGTATTTTCAAGTAATGATGGTAAAGGATTTTAATCTTACATATAACTTTTTAAGCGCTAATAAACTAGATGTAACAACTCTTAAAATGACCTTGCAAAAATGTCGTGATAGCTTTAGGATTAGTAAAGAAAATAAAGAAAAATTGAAATTCCTAATTCAAATTCTTTAA
- a CDS encoding helix-turn-helix transcriptional regulator: MKNTEEIERFYKLVSSNVKRIRTEKNISQLELALSIGIKSIAFYSNCENNKNGKHFNLEHVYNISKVLGIDICELLKE; encoded by the coding sequence ATGAAAAATACTGAAGAAATAGAAAGATTTTATAAACTCGTATCAAGTAATGTTAAAAGAATTAGAACCGAAAAAAATATAAGCCAACTAGAATTAGCTCTAAGTATAGGAATAAAATCAATTGCCTTTTATTCAAATTGCGAAAACAACAAAAACGGCAAGCATTTTAACCTAGAGCATGTTTATAATATAAGCAAGGTTTTAGGTATTGATATTTGCGAATTATTAAAGGAGTAA
- a CDS encoding DNA methyltransferase, which translates to MKLAPDDFALELNTVWKFPNRGKWATHDAKYRGNYSPYVPRNLILRYSKENDLILDQFAGSGTTLIEAKLLNRNAIGIDINPNAIEICKKKCDFDSKSLVRLYNEDARKLSFIKDESIDFICTHPPYANIIKYSDDIQGDLSHLKIDEFLIALKDVANECNRVLKKNHFCAITIGDTRKNGCMIPLGFYSMQVFLNAGFTLKETIIKKQFNCKATGFWKTNSIKHNFLLIAHEYIFVFRK; encoded by the coding sequence GTGAAATTAGCTCCAGATGATTTTGCTTTAGAATTAAATACTGTTTGGAAATTCCCAAATCGTGGCAAATGGGCTACACACGATGCAAAATATAGGGGAAATTATTCTCCTTATGTGCCTAGAAATTTGATTTTAAGATATAGTAAAGAAAATGATTTGATATTAGATCAATTTGCAGGCAGTGGAACAACTTTAATAGAAGCAAAACTTTTAAATCGTAATGCAATAGGTATTGATATAAATCCAAATGCAATAGAAATTTGTAAGAAAAAATGTGATTTTGATAGTAAAAGCTTAGTGCGTTTATACAATGAAGATGCAAGAAAACTTAGTTTTATAAAAGATGAAAGCATTGATTTTATATGCACTCATCCACCTTATGCAAATATTATTAAATATAGTGATGATATACAAGGTGATTTATCCCATCTTAAAATAGATGAATTTTTAATTGCTTTAAAAGATGTTGCAAATGAATGCAATAGAGTACTTAAGAAAAATCATTTTTGTGCTATTACGATAGGTGATACTAGAAAAAATGGTTGCATGATACCACTTGGATTTTATTCTATGCAAGTATTTTTAAACGCTGGTTTTACGCTAAAAGAAACTATCATAAAAAAACAATTTAATTGCAAAGCCACAGGATTTTGGAAGACAAATAGCATTAAGCATAATTTCTTACTAATAGCTCACGAATATATTTTCGTATTTAGAAAATAA